The following are encoded in a window of Thermodesulfobacterium geofontis OPF15 genomic DNA:
- a CDS encoding DsrE family protein — translation MQTIFMNLKLLIHIPDSKRFEAGLKMAKNFILAIKDKHNYSVRILINFEGITVLNEFEKFLPLYQELISLGGEVYFCENALKAFNIPFEKIPQNGKTVPAGIVSLVEWQNEGYCYVRA, via the coding sequence ATGCAAACTATTTTTATGAATCTAAAACTTCTTATACATATTCCAGATTCCAAAAGATTTGAAGCTGGCTTAAAAATGGCTAAAAATTTTATTCTAGCAATAAAAGATAAGCATAATTATTCCGTAAGAATTTTAATTAATTTTGAAGGTATTACTGTGTTAAATGAATTTGAAAAATTTTTACCTCTTTATCAAGAATTAATAAGTTTAGGAGGTGAAGTTTACTTTTGTGAAAATGCTTTAAAAGCTTTTAATATTCCTTTTGAAAAAATTCCACAAAATGGAAAAACCGTTCCAGCAGGAATTGTATCACTTGTTGAATGGCAAAATGAAGGTTATTGTTATGTAAGGGCTTAA
- a CDS encoding phosphatidylglycerophosphatase A family protein, producing MNLKKNYKILPFNQFDKNFFWVFISSGALIGFLPPCPGTFGSLEGLIIFWFLKNLSLIYQLSLILGIIIIGIISSDWVSKSLKAKDPDFVVIDEIAGMWIGVLGKNTLIEFMLAFIIFRIVDIKKPYPLKKFETLPYGWGIMIDDIIAGILTNFLVTLLIYIAKYLSLI from the coding sequence ATGAATTTGAAAAAGAATTACAAAATCCTCCCTTTTAACCAATTTGATAAAAATTTTTTCTGGGTCTTTATTTCTTCAGGAGCTCTAATAGGATTTTTACCTCCTTGTCCAGGAACTTTTGGTTCCTTAGAAGGTTTAATCATTTTTTGGTTTTTAAAAAATCTTTCTTTAATTTATCAGTTATCTCTAATTTTAGGAATTATTATTATTGGAATAATAAGTTCTGATTGGGTTTCTAAATCTTTAAAAGCTAAAGATCCTGATTTTGTAGTAATAGACGAGATTGCAGGAATGTGGATAGGTGTATTAGGTAAAAATACCTTAATCGAGTTTATGCTTGCTTTTATTATTTTTAGAATTGTAGATATTAAAAAACCCTATCCCTTAAAGAAATTTGAAACTCTACCTTATGGATGGGGAATCATGATTGACGATATAATAGCAGGAATTTTAACCAATTTTTTGGTAACCCTTCTTATATATATTGCCAAATATCTAAGTCTAATATAA
- a CDS encoding amylo-alpha-1,6-glucosidase, translating to MKENSFIESFIESYTLKHEESFAIFDHYGNIDISKNNEEGVYYEGTRFLSYWKFYLFDKNPILLSSAVKEDNSLLTVDLTNPDIIKNGEIIIPKGNIHILRSKFLYENCCYEKIHLKNFFLLPVELELNFYFNNDFADIFEVRGYKRKRKGKFFPVEVKKDKIKFIYEGLDNIIRETIVSFNPPPENIFSTKATYKVKLNPKESFTFYLTVKCLIEKQNLTKCSYKKAFYYIKRRVKDWENKSCKIYTSNEQFNQWLKRSWADIVMLTTSTEYGVYPYAGIPWFNTVFGRDGIITALECLWINPSIAKGTLAFLAHHQAKEFNPEQDAEPGKIIHEIRKGEMARTGEIPYSKYYGSVDATPLFVILASKYFERTGDIDFIKSIWKNIVLAISWIDNYGDVDGDGFVEYFPSKKGLTNKGWKDSEDSIFYEDGTLVKPPVALVEVQGYVYKAKREASKLARILGEKELASKWEKSAEKIKELIEEKFWCDEMNCYVLALDGDKKQCKVRASNAGHLLFTKAITPSKARILASLFFEKHFFSGWGIRTLSSLEVRYNPLSYHNGSVWPHDNALIAFGLSLYGFKEEAMKILKALFEASTFFRLHRIPELFCGFERRPNEGPTYYPVACHPQAWSAGAVFLILQGCLGLSFEKNEIIFKHPMLPQFLEELWIKDLAVKNGKVDLYLKRYGNDVVVNIIKKEGEVKIFVEK from the coding sequence ATGAAAGAAAATTCTTTTATAGAAAGTTTTATAGAAAGCTATACCTTAAAACATGAAGAAAGTTTTGCAATTTTTGATCATTACGGAAATATAGATATTAGTAAAAATAATGAGGAAGGGGTCTATTATGAGGGTACTCGATTTCTCTCTTACTGGAAATTCTATCTCTTTGATAAAAATCCAATTCTTTTAAGTTCGGCAGTTAAAGAGGATAATTCCCTTTTAACGGTAGATTTAACAAATCCAGATATCATAAAAAATGGGGAAATTATAATTCCTAAAGGTAATATTCACATTTTAAGATCTAAGTTTTTATATGAAAATTGTTGCTATGAAAAAATTCATCTTAAAAATTTTTTTCTTCTCCCTGTAGAATTGGAATTAAATTTTTATTTCAATAATGATTTTGCAGATATATTTGAAGTTAGAGGTTATAAAAGAAAAAGAAAAGGAAAGTTTTTTCCTGTAGAAGTAAAAAAAGATAAAATAAAGTTTATTTATGAAGGACTTGATAATATTATAAGAGAAACAATCGTTTCCTTTAATCCTCCTCCTGAAAATATATTTTCTACTAAAGCGACTTATAAAGTTAAATTAAATCCAAAAGAGAGTTTTACTTTTTATTTAACTGTTAAATGTTTAATAGAAAAACAAAATTTAACAAAATGTTCTTATAAAAAGGCGTTTTATTATATAAAAAGACGTGTAAAGGATTGGGAAAATAAAAGTTGTAAGATTTATACATCTAACGAACAATTTAATCAATGGCTTAAAAGATCGTGGGCTGATATAGTAATGCTTACTACTTCTACAGAATATGGGGTTTATCCTTATGCAGGTATTCCATGGTTTAATACTGTTTTCGGAAGAGATGGTATTATTACAGCTTTAGAGTGTTTATGGATAAATCCTTCTATTGCTAAAGGAACTCTGGCATTTTTAGCTCATCATCAAGCTAAGGAGTTTAATCCTGAACAAGATGCAGAACCAGGTAAAATTATTCATGAAATAAGAAAAGGAGAAATGGCAAGAACTGGGGAAATTCCTTATTCTAAGTATTATGGAAGCGTTGATGCAACCCCTCTTTTTGTGATCTTAGCCAGTAAATATTTTGAAAGGACAGGGGATATAGATTTTATCAAAAGTATTTGGAAAAATATAGTATTAGCAATTTCTTGGATAGATAATTACGGAGATGTGGATGGAGATGGATTTGTAGAATATTTTCCTTCTAAAAAGGGGTTAACTAATAAAGGATGGAAAGACTCTGAAGATAGTATTTTTTATGAGGATGGTACATTAGTTAAGCCACCTGTAGCTTTGGTTGAAGTTCAAGGATATGTTTATAAAGCAAAAAGAGAAGCTTCTAAATTAGCAAGGATCCTTGGAGAAAAAGAGTTAGCTTCAAAATGGGAAAAATCTGCAGAAAAAATAAAAGAGCTAATTGAAGAAAAATTTTGGTGTGATGAAATGAATTGTTATGTTTTGGCTTTAGATGGAGATAAAAAACAATGTAAAGTAAGAGCAAGTAATGCAGGGCATTTACTTTTTACTAAGGCTATCACTCCTTCCAAAGCTCGTATACTTGCTTCTTTGTTTTTTGAAAAACACTTCTTTTCTGGATGGGGGATAAGAACTTTATCTTCCTTAGAGGTTCGTTATAATCCTTTATCTTATCATAATGGTTCCGTTTGGCCCCATGATAATGCACTTATTGCTTTTGGTCTTTCTTTATATGGATTTAAGGAAGAGGCTATGAAAATATTGAAAGCTCTTTTTGAAGCCAGCACTTTTTTTAGACTTCACAGAATTCCAGAACTCTTTTGTGGATTTGAAAGAAGACCTAATGAAGGACCAACTTATTATCCAGTTGCTTGTCATCCACAAGCTTGGTCTGCTGGAGCTGTATTTTTAATTCTTCAAGGATGTCTTGGGCTTTCTTTTGAGAAAAATGAAATAATTTTTAAACACCCCATGCTTCCACAATTTCTCGAAGAATTATGGATAAAAGATCTTGCGGTAAAAAATGGTAAAGTAGATCTTTATCTTAAAAGATACGGAAATGATGTAGTTGTAAATATAATTAAAAAAGAAGGAGAAGTGAAAATTTTTGTTGAAAAATAA
- a CDS encoding nicotinamide-nucleotide amidohydrolase family protein, translating into MIGALIFIGDELICGAIENTNSVFAGRILTSYGFEIGEIVTLPDKIEIISEYLKNLIEKYEFLIICGGLGPTDDDLTNLAVAKAFNLELKENKDFLSAIYSAKEYRKSQEIAKKMALIPEGAIPLSKNFSSAGYLLKIKNKSLFFLPGVPYQFENLLQTEVIPKLLELFPERTKRIIKTLRFFDLNETDLNQVISSLPEDILSPIKIGYYPIFPELKLILQGKEEKDLEVFINKLKETFLPYLVSEKDKSLPQVIGELLKTREEKLATAESCTGGMLASIITSVSGSSLYFDRGFVTYSPESKIELLGVKKETIEKFDVVSYEVAMEMAEGVRKKTKVDYALSITGFAGPTGGTPENPVGTVYIGFSYKNKIKAFRFSLSGDRNQIQLLASYTSLDILRRYLLYGESFFSYRFATGIKERTF; encoded by the coding sequence ATGATTGGGGCTTTGATTTTTATTGGAGATGAGCTTATCTGCGGTGCTATTGAGAATACTAATAGTGTTTTTGCAGGAAGAATATTAACTTCCTATGGATTTGAAATTGGCGAAATTGTTACTTTGCCAGATAAAATTGAAATCATTTCTGAATATCTAAAAAATCTTATTGAAAAATATGAGTTTCTGATAATCTGTGGTGGCCTTGGACCTACAGATGACGATTTAACTAATTTAGCTGTAGCAAAGGCTTTTAATTTAGAATTAAAAGAAAATAAAGACTTTCTTTCTGCTATTTATTCAGCTAAGGAATATAGGAAATCCCAAGAAATAGCAAAAAAGATGGCTTTAATTCCAGAAGGTGCAATTCCTTTATCAAAAAATTTTTCTTCTGCAGGATATCTTTTAAAAATAAAAAATAAATCCCTTTTTTTCCTACCAGGTGTTCCCTATCAGTTTGAAAATCTTCTTCAAACAGAAGTTATACCAAAACTTTTAGAATTATTTCCTGAAAGAACTAAAAGAATTATCAAAACCCTTAGATTTTTTGATCTTAATGAAACCGATCTTAATCAGGTTATAAGTAGCCTCCCAGAAGATATTCTTTCTCCTATCAAAATAGGCTATTATCCAATATTCCCGGAACTTAAATTAATTTTGCAAGGAAAGGAAGAAAAAGATTTAGAAGTTTTTATAAATAAATTAAAAGAAACCTTTTTACCTTATTTGGTAAGCGAAAAGGATAAAAGTTTACCTCAAGTAATTGGAGAACTTTTAAAAACCCGAGAGGAAAAACTTGCTACTGCTGAATCTTGTACAGGGGGTATGCTTGCTTCAATAATTACTTCGGTTTCTGGAAGTTCTCTTTATTTTGATAGAGGATTTGTTACTTATAGTCCTGAAAGCAAAATAGAACTCTTGGGAGTTAAAAAGGAAACCATAGAAAAATTTGATGTAGTAAGTTATGAAGTTGCTATGGAAATGGCAGAAGGAGTAAGAAAAAAAACAAAAGTAGATTATGCTTTAAGTATAACAGGTTTTGCTGGCCCAACTGGAGGAACACCTGAAAATCCTGTAGGCACAGTTTATATAGGCTTTTCTTATAAAAACAAAATAAAGGCTTTTAGATTTAGCCTATCAGGAGATAGAAACCAGATCCAGCTTTTGGCAAGTTATACATCCCTTGATATTTTGAGGAGGTATCTTCTTTATGGTGAGAGTTTTTTTAGCTATAGATTTGCCACAGGAATTAAAGAAAGAACTTTTTAA
- a CDS encoding BAR domain-containing protein, with translation MRINKFKKLVSLFLILIFLNSCSPLKSYSYEFKERTIEKIKVLLSNIPYIKRYITLYPAPKELYNETENLINELKIYKANELFKDEYEKVLNAWEKAKELYQGKYYKTAEKELKKVNSMAKELLEKVKAYKDSLRSSALKRYKKMEEIAEEALRNTKSEEKKLKIKLYLWKLRNLIDLENYNEFEKELQNPPF, from the coding sequence ATGAGAATTAACAAATTTAAAAAATTGGTTTCTCTTTTTTTGATTTTAATTTTTTTAAATTCCTGTTCTCCCTTAAAATCTTATTCTTATGAATTCAAGGAAAGAACAATTGAAAAAATAAAAGTTCTATTAAGCAATATCCCCTATATTAAAAGATACATCACTCTTTATCCAGCTCCAAAGGAACTCTATAATGAAACAGAAAACCTAATAAATGAACTCAAAATTTATAAAGCTAATGAACTTTTCAAAGATGAATATGAAAAAGTTTTAAATGCTTGGGAAAAGGCAAAAGAACTCTATCAAGGCAAATACTATAAAACTGCAGAAAAGGAATTGAAAAAAGTTAATTCCATGGCAAAGGAACTCTTAGAAAAGGTTAAGGCTTATAAAGATAGTTTAAGAAGTTCAGCTTTAAAAAGATATAAAAAAATGGAAGAAATAGCAGAAGAAGCTCTCAGAAATACAAAATCTGAAGAAAAAAAATTAAAAATAAAACTTTATTTATGGAAATTGAGAAATCTTATAGATTTGGAAAATTATAATGAATTTGAAAAAGAATTACAAAATCCTCCCTTTTAA
- a CDS encoding glycosyltransferase family 4 protein, whose protein sequence is MRIAQVAPLYESVPPKLYGGTERVVSYLTEELVNMGYEVILFASGDSQTKARLVPICPRALRLDKNCRDSLIWHLYMLEEVFKNAKLFDIIHFHIEYLHLPLAARYNISFITTLHGRLDLPEYVPFFKKFRDLPFISISYSQRKGLPWLNWQANVYHGLPKDLYKFYPEKGKYLAFLGRISPEKRPDRAIEIAEKFGMELKIAAKVDKADEVYFKEVIKPMLKNPWVEFIGEIGEKEKNEFLGNAYALVFPIDWPEPFGLVMIESLACGTPVVAWNCGSVPEIIKDGKTGFIVDSIDSAIYALDKVAYLNRYDCRREFEERFTARRMAEEYLHIYQKIAKKEILLKAV, encoded by the coding sequence ATGCGTATAGCTCAAGTTGCTCCACTTTATGAAAGTGTTCCTCCTAAACTTTATGGAGGAACTGAGAGAGTAGTTTCTTATTTAACAGAAGAACTTGTTAATATGGGATATGAAGTTATTCTTTTTGCTAGTGGAGATTCCCAAACTAAAGCTCGCTTAGTTCCTATTTGTCCACGTGCTCTAAGGCTTGATAAAAATTGTAGAGATTCTTTAATTTGGCATCTTTATATGTTAGAAGAAGTTTTTAAGAATGCTAAACTTTTTGATATAATTCATTTTCATATTGAATACTTACATTTACCTTTAGCTGCTCGATATAATATTTCTTTTATTACTACCCTTCATGGCAGACTTGATCTTCCAGAATATGTTCCTTTTTTTAAAAAATTTAGAGATTTACCTTTTATTTCTATTTCTTATTCACAAAGAAAAGGACTTCCCTGGTTAAATTGGCAAGCAAATGTTTATCATGGTCTTCCAAAGGACCTATATAAATTTTATCCTGAAAAAGGTAAATATTTAGCTTTCCTTGGAAGAATTTCACCTGAAAAAAGACCTGATAGAGCTATTGAAATTGCAGAAAAATTTGGTATGGAATTAAAAATTGCAGCCAAAGTTGATAAAGCTGATGAGGTCTATTTTAAGGAAGTAATTAAACCTATGCTTAAAAATCCTTGGGTAGAATTTATTGGAGAAATTGGAGAAAAAGAAAAAAATGAATTTTTAGGTAATGCTTATGCTTTGGTATTTCCTATAGATTGGCCAGAACCTTTTGGATTAGTTATGATAGAATCTCTTGCTTGTGGAACTCCAGTTGTTGCTTGGAATTGTGGATCTGTACCAGAAATTATAAAAGATGGCAAAACAGGTTTCATTGTAGATAGCATAGATTCAGCAATTTATGCCCTTGATAAGGTAGCTTATCTTAATAGATATGATTGTAGAAGGGAATTTGAAGAAAGATTTACAGCAAGAAGAATGGCTGAAGAATATCTCCATATTTACCAAAAAATTGCTAAAAAAGAAATTTTACTTAAAGCTGTATAA
- a CDS encoding phosphate-starvation-inducible PsiE family protein: MIDWQNLFLKIYSNIIRISYNLVVIILLFVTAVIIIRTISELGYIITERTIRLGIKELVINILSLIVILELIRAFVEYFEHHQVHMEILIEAIIAFLIREFMIFLFEGKFSGIDIFLWSLGIFFLVFARGLAVFSKKFK; the protein is encoded by the coding sequence ATGATTGATTGGCAGAACTTGTTCTTAAAAATTTATTCTAATATTATAAGAATTTCTTATAATCTTGTTGTTATAATCCTATTATTTGTAACTGCAGTAATAATTATTAGAACTATTTCAGAATTAGGATATATCATTACTGAAAGAACTATAAGATTAGGAATTAAAGAGCTAGTAATAAATATTCTATCTCTTATAGTTATTTTGGAACTTATAAGAGCCTTTGTAGAATATTTTGAACACCATCAAGTGCATATGGAAATCCTTATCGAAGCTATAATAGCTTTTCTTATAAGAGAATTTATGATTTTTCTTTTTGAAGGAAAATTTTCTGGTATTGATATTTTCTTATGGTCATTAGGTATATTTTTCCTTGTTTTTGCAAGAGGATTGGCTGTTTTTTCAAAAAAATTTAAATAG
- a CDS encoding TIGR01777 family oxidoreductase, whose protein sequence is MKKIFVIGGTGFIGSHLISKLLKEDFEIYVLARNKEKAKKIPSPCKVVFGDPTKEGDWQTQLNTADIVINLAGQNIFSRWNENYKKLILESRVKSTENIVSSLKNGAFLINAGAIGYYGDKGETLVTEDSSPGDDFLAKVCIEWEKSALKAKEKRGKVIITRFGIVLGKGGMLSKILPIFKWGLGGTLGKGNQWFSWIHIDDLVSAILFLIKNEKEGIYNFVSPNPVTNKEFTKTLGNILKRPTFFRVPIFVMKLFFGEVANAITSSIKAYPKNLLSAGFNFKFENIKSALENLIKETL, encoded by the coding sequence ATGAAAAAGATTTTTGTTATAGGTGGAACAGGTTTTATAGGGAGTCATCTTATTTCTAAGCTTTTAAAAGAAGATTTTGAAATTTATGTATTAGCAAGAAATAAAGAAAAAGCTAAAAAAATTCCTTCTCCTTGTAAAGTTGTTTTTGGAGATCCAACAAAAGAAGGAGATTGGCAAACTCAATTAAATACCGCTGATATAGTAATTAATCTTGCTGGACAAAATATATTTTCCAGATGGAACGAAAATTATAAAAAACTAATTTTAGAAAGTAGGGTAAAATCTACAGAAAATATAGTTTCTTCTTTAAAAAATGGGGCTTTCCTTATTAATGCAGGAGCTATTGGATATTATGGAGATAAGGGTGAAACTTTAGTTACAGAGGATAGCTCACCTGGAGATGATTTTTTGGCAAAAGTCTGTATAGAATGGGAAAAAAGTGCTTTAAAGGCTAAAGAAAAAAGGGGAAAGGTAATTATTACCAGATTTGGTATTGTCCTTGGGAAAGGAGGAATGCTTTCTAAAATTTTACCTATATTTAAATGGGGACTTGGAGGAACTCTTGGAAAAGGTAACCAGTGGTTTTCTTGGATACATATAGATGATCTTGTGTCTGCTATTTTATTTCTTATCAAAAACGAAAAAGAAGGAATATACAATTTTGTTTCTCCAAATCCTGTAACTAATAAAGAATTTACTAAAACTTTGGGAAATATACTAAAAAGACCCACTTTCTTTAGAGTTCCTATCTTTGTGATGAAACTTTTCTTTGGAGAGGTTGCAAATGCTATAACCTCAAGCATTAAAGCTTACCCTAAAAACCTTTTATCCGCTGGCTTTAATTTTAAATTTGAAAATATAAAATCTGCTTTGGAAAATTTAATCAAAGAAACTTTATGA
- a CDS encoding NAD(P)H-dependent glycerol-3-phosphate dehydrogenase, with product MKITIVGGGSWGTALAKILGEKKFEVSLLVRREAVYEAINKEKENPFYLPGIKLSEKVKAELEPKKAFKDSQIILWTIPSFALKENLENLKTYVNKITYHISGIKGIDWETKKTPFNILKETLPKDCKIFVLGGPSFAKEVALKLPTAVVLAGEKEEETKKMQELLAMPYFRVYRSDDPLGVEIAGALKNVIAIASGISDGLELGLNARASLIARGLIEIVRLGSKLGGKLYTFYGLAGVGDLVLTCTGALSRNYQVGYKLGKGEKLEKILTDLRQVAEGVKTAKVVRELAKKFEIELPICEEVYRVLYENENPKTSLNRLLSRTLKREFENL from the coding sequence ATGAAAATTACTATAGTAGGTGGGGGAAGTTGGGGAACAGCTCTTGCTAAAATCTTAGGAGAAAAAAAATTCGAAGTCTCACTTTTAGTAAGAAGAGAAGCAGTTTATGAAGCTATAAATAAAGAAAAAGAAAACCCATTTTATCTGCCTGGAATTAAACTATCTGAAAAAGTAAAAGCTGAATTGGAACCCAAAAAAGCCTTTAAAGATTCTCAAATAATTCTTTGGACTATTCCCTCTTTTGCTTTAAAAGAAAATTTGGAAAATTTAAAAACCTATGTAAATAAAATCACTTATCATATCTCTGGTATAAAAGGTATAGATTGGGAAACAAAAAAAACACCTTTTAATATCTTAAAAGAAACCTTGCCTAAGGATTGTAAAATTTTTGTTTTAGGAGGTCCTTCTTTTGCTAAAGAAGTAGCTTTGAAGTTACCTACTGCTGTTGTACTAGCAGGAGAAAAGGAGGAAGAAACAAAAAAAATGCAAGAACTTTTAGCTATGCCCTATTTTAGAGTCTACAGAAGTGATGATCCTTTAGGAGTAGAAATAGCAGGTGCTTTAAAAAATGTTATAGCTATTGCCTCAGGAATTAGTGATGGACTAGAGCTGGGACTTAATGCCAGAGCAAGTCTTATTGCCAGAGGACTTATAGAAATAGTTCGCTTAGGATCTAAACTTGGAGGAAAACTTTATACCTTTTATGGTCTTGCAGGAGTTGGTGATCTTGTTTTAACTTGTACAGGAGCACTTTCAAGAAATTATCAAGTAGGTTATAAACTTGGAAAGGGAGAAAAACTTGAAAAAATTTTAACAGATTTAAGACAGGTTGCAGAAGGAGTTAAAACAGCAAAAGTAGTTAGAGAACTTGCTAAAAAATTTGAAATTGAACTTCCCATCTGTGAAGAAGTTTATCGAGTATTATATGAAAATGAAAACCCAAAAACATCCTTAAATCGCCTTTTATCTCGAACTCTCAAAAGGGAGTTTGAAAATTTATAA
- the thpR gene encoding RNA 2',3'-cyclic phosphodiesterase, translating into MVRVFLAIDLPQELKKELFNLSKVLNCEGLKLKWVEEENLHLTLRFFGNISENLVEKIYEKCKDVCKKLEPFELELDLASYFPLKGTPRVIWIGINSASNNLFKLDNLLKKAFKPLKLKEEREEFHPHVTLLRVKEKTDPVALKKFFEEIKKASEKLKGKSFLVKELIIFKSDLFPSGPKYTPLKTIPLGEKND; encoded by the coding sequence ATGGTGAGAGTTTTTTTAGCTATAGATTTGCCACAGGAATTAAAGAAAGAACTTTTTAATTTGAGCAAAGTTCTCAATTGTGAAGGTTTAAAATTAAAATGGGTGGAAGAAGAAAATTTACATCTTACTCTTCGTTTTTTTGGAAATATCTCAGAAAATTTAGTAGAAAAGATTTATGAAAAGTGTAAAGATGTCTGCAAAAAATTAGAACCCTTCGAACTTGAACTTGATCTCGCTTCCTATTTTCCTTTAAAAGGCACACCCAGAGTAATATGGATTGGGATAAATTCAGCTTCTAATAATCTTTTTAAGCTTGATAATTTATTGAAAAAAGCTTTTAAACCTTTAAAATTAAAAGAAGAAAGAGAGGAATTCCATCCTCATGTAACTTTACTTCGAGTTAAAGAAAAAACAGATCCTGTAGCTCTGAAAAAATTTTTTGAAGAAATTAAAAAGGCTTCAGAAAAATTAAAAGGAAAGTCCTTTTTGGTAAAAGAGCTCATAATCTTTAAAAGCGATCTTTTCCCATCTGGTCCCAAATATACACCTTTAAAAACAATTCCCTTAGGAGAAAAAAATGATTGA
- a CDS encoding peptide-binding protein, which translates to MKFKVFFIIILSTFFLFSSFAIENTSNLSKDVPDYGDALIIGSIADASILIPMIATDVMSHEVAGRIFLGVVKYTPDLRIIGDLAEKFEISPDQKTITFYLKRGVKWADGVEVTAEDVYFGFKLITSSKIPSPYASDFLEVQDFKIIDPYTFKVTYKRPFALALPSWGNLVVLPKHILEGKSLDYLKNVFGRNPIGNGPFKLERWKTQQEILLKYNPLYYEGRPYLNYLIYRIIPDPSTLFMELKSGGIDWISLTPLQYLKLQRESELKSQFNIYKYSSFSFTYIGYNLNHPFFKDKRVRKALCYAINREEIVKGALLGQGIPAYGPYKPDTWFYNKNIENSCPHNPQKALELLKSAGFTKGKDGILEKEGNPFEFTILINQGNLSRLLAAQIIQRQLSQIGIKVNIRVMEWTTLIHQFIDTRRFSAVILGWATGPDPDLYDIFHCSKTKPPGLNFINYCNPKLDKLLEEGRYTLDREKRKKIYYQIQEILAEDQPYTFLYIPMSLEAIHKRFKGIKVSPIGIGYNIEKWWVPKNMQKYLIP; encoded by the coding sequence ATGAAATTTAAAGTTTTTTTTATAATTATCTTGTCTACTTTTTTTCTTTTCTCTTCTTTTGCCATTGAAAATACATCCAATTTATCGAAAGACGTTCCCGATTATGGAGATGCTTTAATTATAGGCTCTATAGCTGATGCAAGTATTCTTATTCCAATGATAGCAACTGATGTAATGAGTCATGAAGTAGCAGGACGCATTTTTTTAGGTGTAGTAAAATATACACCAGATCTTAGAATAATAGGAGACCTTGCTGAAAAATTTGAAATATCTCCTGATCAAAAAACCATAACTTTTTATTTAAAAAGGGGGGTTAAATGGGCAGATGGAGTTGAGGTAACTGCAGAGGATGTTTATTTTGGCTTTAAACTTATTACCTCATCTAAAATTCCCTCTCCTTATGCAAGTGATTTTTTAGAAGTTCAAGATTTTAAAATTATTGATCCCTATACTTTTAAAGTAACTTATAAAAGACCCTTTGCTTTAGCTTTACCTTCTTGGGGGAATTTAGTTGTTTTACCTAAGCATATCCTTGAGGGAAAGAGTTTAGATTATTTAAAGAATGTTTTTGGAAGAAATCCTATTGGTAATGGTCCTTTTAAATTAGAAAGATGGAAAACACAACAGGAAATACTTTTAAAATATAATCCTCTTTATTACGAAGGAAGACCCTATTTAAATTATTTGATTTATAGAATAATTCCTGATCCCTCAACACTCTTTATGGAATTAAAATCAGGTGGTATTGATTGGATTTCCCTTACTCCCTTACAGTATTTAAAACTCCAAAGAGAAAGTGAATTAAAAAGCCAATTTAACATTTATAAATATTCTTCCTTTTCTTTTACTTATATTGGTTATAATCTAAATCACCCGTTTTTTAAAGATAAAAGAGTAAGAAAAGCGCTTTGTTATGCAATAAACAGAGAGGAAATTGTAAAAGGTGCTCTTTTAGGTCAGGGAATACCTGCATACGGACCTTATAAACCTGATACCTGGTTTTATAATAAAAATATTGAAAATTCTTGTCCTCACAATCCACAAAAAGCCCTTGAATTATTAAAATCAGCTGGTTTTACTAAAGGAAAAGATGGAATTTTAGAAAAAGAAGGTAATCCTTTTGAATTTACTATTCTTATAAATCAAGGAAATCTTTCAAGACTCCTTGCAGCTCAAATTATTCAAAGACAACTCTCTCAGATAGGAATCAAGGTAAATATAAGAGTGATGGAATGGACCACTCTTATTCACCAGTTTATAGACACAAGAAGATTTTCTGCAGTAATTTTAGGATGGGCAACTGGTCCTGATCCTGATCTTTATGATATTTTTCATTGCTCCAAAACAAAACCTCCGGGACTAAATTTTATAAATTATTGCAATCCCAAACTTGATAAACTTTTAGAAGAGGGAAGATATACCTTAGATAGAGAAAAAAGGAAAAAAATTTATTATCAAATACAAGAAATTTTAGCAGAAGATCAACCATACACTTTTTTATACATTCCTATGAGTTTAGAAGCTATTCATAAAAGATTTAAAGGAATTAAGGTCTCCCCTATAGGAATTGGATATAATATAGAAAAATGGTGGGTACCTAAAAATATGCAAAAATACTTAATACCCTAA